From the Cryptomeria japonica chromosome 2, Sugi_1.0, whole genome shotgun sequence genome, one window contains:
- the LOC131873605 gene encoding uncharacterized protein LOC131873605, which produces MSSQGTSQDNMEIHSHSENDSEYEPENEGGDHGADPGAQSSSMASAAASTGCPSELLAPYARGHFDPKSPLKQFASQISVQGTASHSSGGTRKWKCNICDREWFGSISRVNAHFLFWRGKGVKHCKFLEEPKNIQYRIEFNRLWGVPDDTNISMPTTLSARASLHDSRNVPVPHTYHASQAGGMMFGSPSTSTSTVARTGKRKLHTPQSNPIADMFNVQLRDEIDESIGNFFFANGIPFHVSRSPYYRKMIDMVAKGGPSYVPPGETKMRTSILDKSYSKINILMEKMKACWVALGCSIVMDGWTNISHRPLINIMVTCAEGPYFLRAVDCTGHRKDADFQFQVLREAIEEVGPQNVVQVVTDAAYVCRAAGRLVEAAYRHIWWTPCCVHAMNNALKDMGKIDWIRGVVTDARDVQMFICNHHISHALFRTFAKKEFLKPVETRYASYFILLERMIELQEALQLMVMTNEWNRWAEAKTEQGRRVKEIVKSDVFWTDTKYIVSIISPVFQVIRYGDGDAPNLGEVYECIDSMLGQMRAAVRVKDPSLAFYNEQIRPIIQSRWDKLNTPLHMAAFALNPKWYKARPGRTTPIEDDEVKAGFFRCIEKMFDSRDAGTIRTEWGRFATLRGYSDAAKMDIDIMAQEDPLLWWKCHGPKSLTTTLAIRLLSQVSSSSAAERNWSTYSFIHSLKRNRLTSKRAEKLVAVHSALRLIDRKTLMYKESPAARWDVEPEEPSQIDEDDPTTSDAGLVGVSLRDLDPQESSSSSEEEFADD; this is translated from the coding sequence atgagctcccaaggcacgaGTCAAGataacatggaaatccattctcatagtgagaatgattcagaatatgaacctgaaaatgaggggggtgaccatggggctgatcctggagcccaatctagttctatggcaagtgcagcagctagtacaggttgcccttcagagttgttggcaccatatgctaggggtcattttgatcctaagtctcctctaaaacagtttgcttcacaaatatcagtacaaggcactgcatcacattcaagtgggggaacaaggaagtggaagtgcaatatttgtgacagagaatggttcggtagcattagcagggtgaatgcacactttctattttggagaggaaaaggcgtgaaacattgtaagtttttggaggaacccaaaaatatacagtacagaattgagtttaacaggctttggggggttccagatgacacaaatatttcaatgcctactactttgtctgctagggcatcacttcacgacagccggaatgtgccagtgccacatacttatcatgcttcgcaggcgggaggaatgatgtttggatctccatctacttccacttctactgTTGCCAGGACTGGGAAACGTAAGTTGcatacaccacagagcaaccccattgctgatatgtttaatgtgcagctgagagatgagatagatgaatccattggcaatttcttctttgccaatggcattccatttcatgtttcacggtctccttattataggaagatgatagatatggtggccaagggaggaccatcttatgtgccaccaggggagacgaaaatgaggacctcgatcttggataaaagctattccaagatcaatattttgatggagaagatgaaggcatgttgggtggcattggggtgcagcatagttatggatgggtggacgaacattagccatcgtccactcatcaacatcatggtcacatgtgcagagggcccatacttccttagagcagttgattgtacagggcatcgtaaagatgctgatttccagtttcaggtcctcagggaggctattgaggaggttgggccacaaaatgtggtccaagtagtgacagatgcagcatatgtgtgtagagcagcagggagactcgttgaggcagcctatagacacatttggtggaccccatgttgtgtgcatgccatgaacaatgcactcaaggacatggggaagattgactggattagaggagtggtcaccgatgcgagagatgtgcagatgtttatctgcaaccaccacatttcacatgcactattcaggaccttcgcgaagaaggagttcttgaaaccagttgagactagatatgcatcctatttcattctcttggagagaatgattgagttgcaagaggcattgcaactcatggttatgactaatgagtggaataggtgggctgaggccaagacagagcaggggagaagggtgaaggagatagtgaagagtgatgtgttttggactgatacgaaatacattgtctccatcatttctccagtattccaggtgatcagatatggggatggggatgcacctaaccttggagaggtgtatgagtgcattgactctatgcttggccagatgagggctgctgtgcgagtgaaggacccctctctagcattctacaatgagcaaatccggcctatcattcagagtagatgggacaagttgaacactcctttgcatatggctgcctttgccttgaatcctaagtggtacaaggctagaccgggtagaacgacaccgattgaggatgatgaggtgaaggcaggtttctttaggtgcatagagaagatgtttgattccagagatgccggcacaatacgcactgagtggggaagatttgccactcttagaggttattcagatgcagcaaagatggatatagacattatggcacaggaggacccacttttgtggtggaaatgtcatggcccgaaatctttgaccaccactctagccatccgtctgctatcccaggtttccagttcttcagctgctgagaggaactggtctacatatagcttcatccactctcttaagaggaacagacttacctctaagagagcagagaagcttgtggctgtacatagtgctttgcgtctcattgaccgcaagacacttatgtacaaggagagtccagcggcacgatgggatgtagagccagaggagccttcacagattgatgaggatgatcctaccacttcagatgcagggctagttggtgtgagcttgagggaccttgatcctcaggagtccagcagttccagtgaggaggagtttgcagatgattag